The segment tcacgtttaaaaaaaaaaaaattctttctGAATTCTTTCCACTCCCACTCACCGAGGTGGTAACGACGGTTCCGGCCCAGAGGGGAAAGACTCCTACAAACAAAGCCAAAAGGAGCGTTAATATCGCTATATAAGTGAGCTAAGAATAGCACAAAAGCCAGCGCAACACAAAAACCCCCCTCACAGGTGCACCGAGAATGACCTGCTCTGTGGTTCGGAGGTCTCATTGAGACGATGCTCTCACCTGGcgggggaaggtgggggtcTGGCTCTGTCGGTTGTTCCCCGAGGGGTTTCGGGAGCCAATGGGCTTCTgggcaggaagaggaggggtgCGGTCCTCGCAGTTAGCTGACAACGAGAAGAGAGCTCTCTGTAAAACCTGCGCTCCGTCCCGTCCCGTCGGCAGCGTATTTTTGACGCTTTGCCGCGCGGCGCCGAACCTCACCCGGTGACCCGGTGAAACTGGGGACCCTGATAGTGGTCGGCCTCCGTGTCAGACTCTGCCTGTTGGAAGACCCCCCGTCGGTGTCCGAGCCGTGCTGAGGTTTGAAGGGGATGTGATCTGAACACAGAGACAGTATTCTAAGTATTTGTAAATTTGTTATGTGCTAACTTAGATGAATCTACGCGAcccatgaaagaaaagaaaatgctccTCACTTGATGAACTGTCCGAATACGGATCCTCTGTGTCTATAGAGGTCGAGTTGTGGTTATTTATATTAAAGTTGGGCTTCAGGGCTTCCTTAAAAGGCTTCACCGTGGGGGAAGGACGCACGCCCTCTCCGTGGATGCTCTTGGCTGACCTCTTGTTGAACAaagtctccagctcctccttcacCGGTCCGGGGGACGGTTCGGGGACTTTGGGGAGGTTCCTGAACGACGCGCTTCGATAGTCCACATTGTGGCTGAACTGGGGCTTAAGCGAGACAGAAGGCTTGGCGGCAACCGGGGGTCTGCCGGCTGCCTTCCCGAAAGCCGATTCCGGTTGGTCAGCGGCGTTCTCCTCCTCGGGGCCGGAGTGGGTCTCAAAGGCTTGGATCCTGGCCCGGATATTGCGCTGACTGATGTTGCCGTTCATTTTGACACCTGCGCCCTCCTCCAAAAGGTCGGCGTCGGCGCTGTTGTTGTTCCCCTCACACTCGAGCTCCTTCAAATGCCTGCAGGCGGTGACCTCCTCCGGATCCGATCGAAGGCCGTCACAATGTTCACGGGGCTCCACCGAAGTCTGGACCGTCACCTTTGGTCTGGTGCGAGGGAGCGGAACGGGGCGACGGCGGGGCGACGGGTCGGGGGAAGAGGGAGCAGTTTCGGGAAAGTCCCAGTGTACGGTGACGGATCCACTGCGGCTGGAACCGGGCCGGTCACTTGGCTCTTCGGCGTTTGCGGGTACTCGGGAATTGGTGCCCACTGGTCCCCTGTCCGCAGGTTTTGCTAGAGACGGCCTCGGCGGTTTTCGCGGCTTTTCACCTGGGAGGAGATGCAGCCACCGTGAAATAATCCCCATGTGGAGCGAAAAATAGGTTTACCCCCGCTCCCTCGTGTCACTCACCCGCAGGTCTTTTTCTTGAGCACAGTGGAGCAGCAGCGCGGGTCGCGTCCTCCGGCGCGGGGTCGGTCTGCGTGGCACTTGTGGCGGTGCGGGCGCTCCGACGGGGGGGCGCAGTGGGCTTGACGACGCGCTCCTCCTGGGTCTGCTTTTGAATCACCTGGTCATAGGGTGGTGGGGGCTAAGCCATGAGAAAGACACACCAGCACACTCAATCTCAATATTTAGACCTTCACGTGGGgcagataaaacaaacacaaacacaaagaaatggaGCATCGTTGACTGATGAAAAACAATCTCAGATGAGGACTACCTGGGGAACAGCCTGGATGCCTGCAGACCAGCCCGACTGAGGGGGATGAGGGAAAACCGCAGGGTTCCCTGAGAACCAGATGTTACTGGCCAGAGGTTGTCCTGAGAGGATGGTGATCTCTGGCCGTCtggaaaacccccccaaaaaaaacacataagacAAACATTCAGTAAACTATAGTGCCcatcagcattttttttgtattagcCTAACTTGAAAAACACAgctcttatgttttttttttcgtaaaGCAACAGCACAACATGCTGAAAAATGAGATGACAACAGTTGTCTCTTTCAATCCACATCAGAAGCAAAATGTCTGGTCGCAAAGACGACACCAACCAGGGTCATTATGCTCTATACTCTAAAATGACTCTTTACGTTACCTTCTTTCTCTGCTGTGGTCACTCTTAGTGTTTGTGCTTGCTGAAGGAAGAGAGATAATATTGTGTCATAGATTTCCCTGCACACATTTATTTCTACCTCTCAATATGAACACGCATATTTTACTTATTTGTCACATAAGAGCTTtcattttacacacaaaaagcttCGTCAAACGGCAACTTACTCCGTTTGACAGCAGCTCGTATCGAGTTCAGAGGCACTTGTCTGGAGAGGGAGCAGAACAGGAGAACCAATTACCACTAAGGTGTGGGGAGCTGCTTCATACCTTTGTGGTGACTCAAcagtaaataaaagaaatgcgTTTCCTTTTCCCAGAAGAAAGTCACACAGTACGCTCCGTCTATACTGCTACGGTTGttacaaagacaaagaggaCTCGACGTCACttggaacaaaaaaagattcactAAAGGCGGGTGCATCATTAACGCGGCCTGCTCATTGGGGAACGGCTGCAGGACGATGATGCAAACCTTCAAATCACGTTGATTCATGTTCGGCGAGGATGATCGGGGTATTGTTTTGGCCCATTCACAACCTCACGGGTCAACATCAGCATATCTGACCGTTAAAGTGACAGTGACCCGTTTCAGCAACAGAGAAGAGTTTGGGGAAACTTTGTACCTTGAATGATCTGGCTTGGTTCTTTCAG is part of the Pungitius pungitius chromosome 9, fPunPun2.1, whole genome shotgun sequence genome and harbors:
- the sh3d19 gene encoding SH3 domain-containing protein 19 isoform X2, whose amino-acid sequence is MAEARREDEEEEERAGRRDVPTYRNQATAHPERTKPDHSRQVPLNSIRAAVKRTSTNTKSDHSRERRRPEITILSGQPLASNIWFSGNPAVFPHPPQSGWSAGIQAVPQVIQKQTQEERVVKPTAPPRRSARTATSATQTDPAPEDATRAAAPLCSRKRPAGEKPRKPPRPSLAKPADRGPVGTNSRVPANAEEPSDRPGSSRSGSVTVHWDFPETAPSSPDPSPRRRPVPLPRTRPKVTVQTSVEPREHCDGLRSDPEEVTACRHLKELECEGNNNSADADLLEEGAGVKMNGNISQRNIRARIQAFETHSGPEEENAADQPESAFGKAAGRPPVAAKPSVSLKPQFSHNVDYRSASFRNLPKVPEPSPGPVKEELETLFNKRSAKSIHGEGVRPSPTVKPFKEALKPNFNINNHNSTSIDTEDPYSDSSSNHIPFKPQHGSDTDGGSSNRQSLTRRPTTIRVPSFTGSPANCEDRTPPLPAQKPIGSRNPSGNNRQSQTPTFPRQESFPSGPEPSLPPRRLSTSKTLPPRPPLAKTGPARPAVPNMQAIGRSQSLYLEPPPKPQSQRRRSVLPPRPNPGHSLYNKYTLQLPHGIAAFDYNGSNAGELSFQKNEVLLLLDEIDHDVFQCQVGESKGGVQKAHMVVITPLSSFSDPAPPQDAGSGEAGSELKVQATHDFNPEGPGELGLRAGDVVTTVEQLDSQWYRGTCRGSTGFFPISYVKVLSNSPKPPREQKARPPSTTVSGPRCVAKFDFEGKAGDDELSFSEGDVIQLKAYVGEEWARGRIGASTGLVPLNFVEVIEDLPPATSLQKRHSAGIAMPGMVSSASTHARAAEPPQPGVEWATALYDYAGDSDGSLSFERGDRILVSRHLDGDWSFGRLGGREGAFPRAYVESAAAGQQANNQQSGAAGSRGRAMFDFTPECDEELSLQAGDIITGLEAVDGEWFLGELRGKRALVPRNYVQVLE
- the sh3d19 gene encoding SH3 domain-containing protein 19 isoform X1 yields the protein MAEARREDEEEEERAGRRDVPTYRNQATAHPERTKPDHSRQVPLNSIRAAVKRTSTNTKSDHSRERRRPEITILSGQPLASNIWFSGNPAVFPHPPQSGWSAGIQAVPQPPPPYDQVIQKQTQEERVVKPTAPPRRSARTATSATQTDPAPEDATRAAAPLCSRKRPAGEKPRKPPRPSLAKPADRGPVGTNSRVPANAEEPSDRPGSSRSGSVTVHWDFPETAPSSPDPSPRRRPVPLPRTRPKVTVQTSVEPREHCDGLRSDPEEVTACRHLKELECEGNNNSADADLLEEGAGVKMNGNISQRNIRARIQAFETHSGPEEENAADQPESAFGKAAGRPPVAAKPSVSLKPQFSHNVDYRSASFRNLPKVPEPSPGPVKEELETLFNKRSAKSIHGEGVRPSPTVKPFKEALKPNFNINNHNSTSIDTEDPYSDSSSNHIPFKPQHGSDTDGGSSNRQSLTRRPTTIRVPSFTGSPANCEDRTPPLPAQKPIGSRNPSGNNRQSQTPTFPRQESFPSGPEPSLPPRRLSTSKTLPPRPPLAKTGPARPAVPNMQAIGRSQSLYLEPPPKPQSQRRRSVLPPRPNPGHSLYNKYTLQLPHGIAAFDYNGSNAGELSFQKNEVLLLLDEIDHDVFQCQVGESKGGVQKAHMVVITPLSSFSDPAPPQDAGSGEAGSELKVQATHDFNPEGPGELGLRAGDVVTTVEQLDSQWYRGTCRGSTGFFPISYVKVLSNSPKPPREQKARPPSTTVSGPRCVAKFDFEGKAGDDELSFSEGDVIQLKAYVGEEWARGRIGASTGLVPLNFVEVIEDLPPATSLQKRHSAGIAMPGMVSSASTHARAAEPPQPGVEWATALYDYAGDSDGSLSFERGDRILVSRHLDGDWSFGRLGGREGAFPRAYVESAAAGQQANNQQSGAAGSRGRAMFDFTPECDEELSLQAGDIITGLEAVDGEWFLGELRGKRALVPRNYVQVLE